The genomic DNA ATCCTTTTGATGTGCTTGTGAGTCTGTCCCAATGGATAAGCGATATAAATTTCGTGGATCCTTTTCAATGAAATTACAAATACGGGTAAAGACCATATCAAAATTTAAATGTCTCTCTGAAACATTATAAAATTTATGTTCCCCGGCCACATAGTCACGTCCTTTCAATTAGACAGACTTTTCGTATTCTCATTGTATGGGACAAAAACAAAAATTATAACTTCCTACCCTTTATTCGTTTCAATATTCCGAATTACATAATGGCAAACCTGGCACGTATAAATTACATTTTGATTAGATTGAGCCGTTAATACATGAATAATCTCAGTAGAATTGTGACAATTAGGACAAATCACCACTGGTAAACGTTCCATACAGCACACCTCCTCATTATTTTCATCCCTCTATTTACTATCCCATTAGTGATGGCTAATAAACATTATAGGACGAAGATTCTCCACTGATTACAATTTCACTTTATTACCATTGTAGGAAAAATTAAAAATCCCTATACATATATACTAAAAAGTAATAGAACTAAAAAAGGTGCTGCCATATGGCAACACCTTTTTTATATGTATCAAGAAATGATATCGTAAATCTCAATTGCAACCATATCGATATTATCGAATTGATACACTTGAGGTTTTTCACCTTGTTGATACACTTCTAACTCATACATTTCACTTTTATCGAAAAATTTCACGCTACATTTGCGCTCACCGTTCACTTCAAAATAGCGTTGTGCTACTTCACCGCTTTCAGCTTGTTCTTGTAGACTAACAAGTCGAGTTAAAATTCCTTGGAGTAGAGACATGAAATCTCTCCTTTCTCTGATCTTCCTAACAATAGGTTTTACAGCTATACTCATTCTATCCGTCATAACAGAAAAAATGTTCCACACTCTAGGATAAAGGTTATTGGCCAGAAACTCAACTAAAAATTTGTCGAAATACAAAGGAAAAAAACAGAAAGAACATCTTTTCCCTTCTTTATTGCGATTTTTATACTGGAAGAATATAATAAAAAACAGAAAAAAGGAGGAATTACAATGAAAAAAATTGAGGTTTACACACAACCTGATTGTCCGCCATGTGTCATTGTGAAAGAATTTTTAAAGCATAATAATGTTGTATATGAAGAATTTGACGTAAAAAAAGACGCCGCTGCACGCAATCGTCTTTTATATGACTATGATTCTTATTCAACTCCAACAGTTGTAATTGATGGCGAAGTTGTTGCTGGTTTTCAAATTGAAAAATTACAACAGCTACTCAATATAGAATAGGAATAGGTGTAAAGACCTATTCCTATTCTTATCCCGCTATTTTCGGAAAATAAACACCCGATTGAGGCAGGATAATAATCAGCGGGAGATGAACCCCACTGATTAAAGTTTCACTTTATAATTGTTGTAATCTTTTTATTTCAGTTAAAAGTTCTTGGCTCTCATGATATCCGGCCAATTTCCATTTCCCTTGATCTCTTTGCAATGTTACAATTTGATATTGTCCACTTTTCGCCCGCTCATATACATATAAAATTTTATGCTCTTCATCATATGACATTTTCGTTTCTGAATTAAAAGAAAACGGCGCTTCTTTTGCTGGAAGTAAATATTCACCACTTTGTTTATCACTTCTACTATTTTCATCTGTAAATACTTGAAGGAAATTCTCTGTAAAATACGGTGATAACGTTTCTATCATCTTATTCATCGGCCAATGCTTCCCACGAATTGAAAATTGGGTTTCATAGCCATTTTGTATCGTTGTAAACACTTCTTTCCGATCGACCTTCACTTCCTCTTTTCCTAAAACAGTTGTAACACTATAACCAACTAGAAAGGCAATGCATACAAATAGAACTAACCATATTCCATATTTCCTCATTTTCTCACCTTCCTTTTAAGAAAACTTGTCTTTGTAGTATTCATTGTAACAATGATTATGCACAGACAGGGCTGGTTTCGTTCGTAAAATCTTTACAACGATAGACAGCATTTTCATCACCATTTTCACTATTTCCAATTTATGATAAAAACAAACAAAAAATGCACGAATTTCTTCGTGCATTAAAATAAAACATCTTCTTCATATAAATATTCATACGATAAATCTATAAATAAAAAGTTTTCATCATCAATTGGGAAAGAAAATGTTCGTACCATCTCACCAGTTTCAATATCAGCATATAAATCTGATAGTCTTGCCTTATTCTCAAAACGCATTTTCATAATATTTTCTAGAAAATACGGACGCCAACTCCAGTTCTTCATATAATACTCAGGCATCACAATCCATTCCCCATCTTTTTTCATAACGTTTCCTGATTGTTGGAAACCATCTTCGTTACAAATAAATATGCGAAAACTACACTGTGATACACTTTGGCTAAATTGTAATAACCAATCGTTTATATCTTCATTCTTTTTCTGTTTGGCTAGAACATCACCAATTCGATCGCGTAACATTTCTGTTAAATTATAAATTTTTTGTAACTTCTTCTTCTCATGTTGAATAAATTGATGACACTCATTACCAAGTCGTTCTTTCAAAACGTTCGTTTCAATAAAATCAGGCAAGCATTCTTTCAAATAATTCCCTTGATAGTATCTGCCACCGTTTTTCCAAGCATATTGTAGTTGATAAAAAGCATCTATTTCTTCATATAACAATGTCGCACCAATTCTTCTAGCAAGTAATGATAAAGAATATAAAATATCTTGATAAGATTGTAAAAGTGCAGTTTGCCTTAAGTTTGTTAAATCTACTTTTAAAATATCCGGTGCTAACACGCTAATACGTTCTAAATTACTTGTACCCGTTCCGACTTTATTAATCGAAATTTGAATACCATATGTACGATAATACATAAGTAAATGATTAAATTGCTCTATATCTTCTTTACATTCATGTTCTGTAATCTCTAAAACAATGTGTTTCAAATTTAAACCTTGCTCTTCATACATCAATAAAAGTTGAAGCAAACTTTCATCATCATCGTTCATTAATACGTTAGCATTCCGATGTATAAATAATAATAATTTTTGATCACTTTCTAAATAACGATTTAAAGCTTTTTCTACTATAATGTTATCGGCTTCCAGTTGAAACTCACTCGGAATAGAATCATCATGAAAGAAAGAAGCTAAACTTTGTATGCCCTCTTCTGTTTGAATACGTCCTACTACTTCATATCCAATTACAGTATGCTCATCAGCACTAAAAATAGCTTGATAATAAGGAAGGACTTTATCCAAGTTACTCATTACATCTAATGCATCTATCAACGTGCTTCCCTCCCTTTACTTTTCAAAAATTATAACATGATATTTACGGAAAAATAATAAAAAATCCCTTCAGTTTTCCTGAAGGGATTAGAGGGGTAAAATGCTAAGGGGAATTAGCAATTCTACTATGAAGAAAAAAGAGGTCTTAAATATAACGTACATATGACCTCTTGTAAATACTTTTCTTTCATATGTCACAATTCCGTCACATTTAACCGTAAAAAAATGAATCAAACATTCATTTTTTTACCCCTTTTAAAATGGATATTGATGCAAATGTTGTCCTCCATCCATTGTCATGCAAGTTCCATTTATGTAGGCAGCTTCATCTGAACATAAATAATAAGCTAGACCTGCGATTTCTTCTGGCGTACCCAGCCTTCCAAGCGGAACACTTTGTATCGTACGCTTAGCCATTTCTTCTGAAATCCATAATTTATCAGCACCACCCGTACGTTCAATTGGTCCTGGCGCGATAGCGTTAACTCGTATTCCATATTTACGTCCCCACTCAACAGCAAGCGTCTTCGTCATTGCTAACACTCCAGCCTTCGCTGCAGCCGAATGAATAACTCCCGGACCTGCATCCCATGCATATGTTGCTACCATGTTAATGATATTCCCTTTTATACCTTTTTCAATCCAATATTTCCCGACAGCTTGGCTACAGTAAAATGTACCATTTAACACAATATTAATTACCGAATTCCAGCCATTCACGGATAAATCTTCTGCTGGACAAATAAAGTTTCCAGCTGCATTATTTATTAAAATATCAATTCGCCCAAACTTCTCATCAATCTGTTCAATCATTTTCTGAATATCTTCCGTATTTCTTACATCCATTTGTACAGGTAATATTTGTCCTGGAAATTGTTCAATTTCCAACTTTGTTTCTTCTAGTTTTTCCTTTGTACGTCCTGTAATAACTACTCGTGCCCCTTCTTTTGCAAAGCGAGTCGCCATTCCTTTTCCCATTCCGCTTGATCCACCTGTTATAATAACTACCTTTTCTTTCACATACATCCCCTCCAAAAAATGAATACACATTCATTTTATCATTTTATTTAATAGAAATCTTTATATTTTTAAACTTTTCTGATATTTTAACGTAAAGAGGTGTCTTTTCATTCATTTTTTTCGTAATCTATACTACTTTTTTATTATTTAAAATATATTTTTAATAAACTGAAAGGAGATTTGAGTAACCTGTATATGTAACAAAAGCATGTGCTATAAATCAAATAGGTATACTCATATTTTTATGAAGAAAATTACAAGAAGAGATTTTTTAAAAACTGGAATGCGCACTTTTCTATATTCACTTATAACCACTAGCATCGGATACTATTACGCTAAATATATTGAGCCACATCTACTCTCTTTTACAGAGCATACACTTAAATCACAACTCATACCAAAAAGTTTTCACGGTATGAAGATTCTTCAATTCAGCGATTTACATCTCGGATACTATTTCTCTCTCCACCATTTATCTCAAATCGTTTCTAAAATTAATGCTGTAAAGCCCGATATTGTTCTTTTCACTGGTGATCTCATTGATAATTATCAAACATATACTGACACTCCTTTCGTTGCATCCATTTTAAAGAATATACAAGGACCCTTCGGTAAATTTTATATTTATGGTAACCATGATCACGGCGGATATGGAACAGAATACTACGAACACATCATGCGTGAATCTGGATTTGAACTATTACTAAATGGCGAAAAGAGAATTCGTCTACTGGATAATAGTGAAATTTCAATTTTCGGTCTTGATGATATACTACTAGGCAAACCAAAAATAGAGGAGACACTACAACACGCGAGGCAAAACACTTATAACATTGTTCTTGTTCACGAGCCAGATATTGCACCGCAAATTGCTAACTATCCAGTTAACTTACAACTTTCTGGTCATAGCCATGGCGGACAAGTACAAATTCCTTTTTTAGGCGCTATTATTACCCCAGCACTTGCTAAAAACTATGTTGAAGGTTTCTATACGATTCAAGATTTAACTCTCTATGTCAATCGAGGCCTTGGAAGAACACGTGTCCCATTCCGATTTATGTCAAAACCTGAAATTACGATTTTCACGCTCCAACATTCGTAATAATTCGCCTATTTTCTTACATATCCTTTCTTGTACGCGCTCATCCACGTTTCATTTACCATATGATAAAAGTGAGTCCAATAAAGGAGGTTTGTTCATGTATCCATATTATCAACCAATCCCAGTCCGTTCAGCACCTATTGGTCCAGTAGGCGACTCACGCTTCTTTCCGTTTTTTGGCGTTCCATTTCTAGCTGGCATTGCTGGTGGACTGCTCGGCGGAGCATTAGCTTTCGGTCCTAGACCGTATTACCCACCATATCCACCACCTTTCCCACCGCCAGCACCTTATCCTTGTTATGGTGGACCTTGTCAACAACCATACTATTATTAATGTACCGCAACAATTCTACCAATGTTATTCCCTCTCTTAACCGATTCATAATCCATTAACATGCTTACAATAAAAACTATTCTCTCTACTCATGCTTCTATTTTGAGAACATACAATAAGTAGAGAACGAAGTAAAAACCTCTTTTTAAAAAGAGGTTTTTACTTCGTTCTCATTATTCAGCATCTGTGTTTTGATACGCCATCTTAAACAACTTCACTTGGCTATCAATCTCTTCTGCACCATTATTAATAACATAATAATAGTCACCGTCTTTATTTTGTTCACGTGTTTTCACATTATCAGCTAAAGTAAGCTGTAAAATCGCCTTAATTCGCGCCTTCATTTCAATATCTAATATCGGGAAAGATATTTCTACGCGCTTCTCCATATTCCGCGTCATCCAGTCAGCTGAAGATAAGTATATTTTCTCTTCCCCATTATGATGGAAATAATAAATTCGGCTATGTTCTAAATATCTCCCGACAACACTAACTACCCGAATATTTTCACTTACATTTGGAATACCAGGTCTTAAACAACATGTTCCTCGAACGATGAGTTCAACCTTTACTCCAGCTTGTGATGCTTCATACATTTTTTTAATGAGTGGTTTATCAGTTAACGAATTCATCTTAGCGATAATATATCCATTTCCATATTGTCTATGGTAACGGATTTCCTCATCTATTAAATCCATAAATTGCTCTCTTATATCAAATGGCGCAACCGATAAATGATGAAAATGCGGTTTTGTTGTATAACCACTCAAATAATTAAAGAAATTTGTTGCATCGACCCCAAAGTCTTTTCGTGATGTAATATAGCCAAAATCAGTATATAGCTTTGCGGTTGCATCATTATAATTTCCGGTCCCAAGATGTACGAACCTTTCAATTTTTCCGTTTTTTCTTCTTACAACTAGCGTAATTTTACTATGTGTTTTCAAATGACTTACACCGTAAATAACATGACAGCCTGCCTTTTCTAACTCTTTAGCCCAATGCACATTATTTTCTTCATCAAATCTTGCCTTTAATTCAACTAATACTGTCACTTGCTTCCCTTTTTCAGCCGCTACCTTTAGCGCCTGAATAATCGGCGAATCCCCACTTACTCGATATAATGTTTGTTTAATTGCAAGTACATTCGGATCGTCTGCCGCATCACGGACAAAATCAACTACTGGCTGAAACGATTCAAAAGGATGATGTAATAAAATATCATGCTCAATCGCTTTTTCAAATACATCTTCCGCATCACCTAAGTCTTGAGGCCGTTGCGGAATAAGAGCCGGATATACTAGATGTTCATATAAAGGAGCTAGTTTTTTATATAAAGAAAATAGACATGTTAAATCTAACGGTCCATCCATTATATACACATCTTCATCCTTTACTTCCAACACCTCATATAATAATGCTAATACTCTTTCATCAATATGCTCTTTGCCAACTTCTAAACGTACAGCAGCTCCCCACTTACGCTTTTTTAATTCTTTTTCAATTACCTTTAATAAATCTCTCGCACCTTCTTCGTGAATTGTTAAATCCGCATTGCGTGTAATACGGAAACGAGTAACAGATGATACTTTATATCCTGTAAATAATTTATGAGTAAAACTACTAATTACGTCTTCTAATAAAATAAATTTATGCTTTTGCCCTTCACTCGGTAAAAATATGAAACGTTCAAGTAGTGAAGGAACTTGTACAATTCCTAACTTCGTGCGGTTTTCTTCTTCCACTTGTTTCTCATCATATAAAAGAGTAGCTAAATTTAAACTTTTATTTAATAACATCGGAAATGGACGATATGCATCGATAGCCACAGGTGTTAAGACTGGGAAAATTTGTTCATCAAAATACTCTTCTATAAATTCTCTCTGTTCTTTCGTCAAATCATGGAACGTTAAACGCTCAATCCCCTCTAGCTCCAACGCTGGCAACACATAATTTTTAAACGTACCATATTGTACGGTCATTAATTCATGTGCTTTTATCGCAATTTTATTTAATTGCTTTTTTGGTGTTAAGCCGGCCTTATTTTCTGGTTGGTTAAACCCAGCACTCACTTGATCCTTCAATCCTGCCACGCGTACCATAAAGAATTCATCTAAATTTGAGCTGAAAATGCTAATAAACTTTAACCTTTCTAAGAGCGGATTCGTTTCATCTTGTGCTTCTTGTAGTACACGTTCATTAAATGCTAACCAACTTAATTCTCTATTATTGTAATAAGCTGTATCATTTAAATTTACTGTATTCCCCTTCAATAATTCCATCCCCTTCACACTTCCCCTTGAAACTTTTTTACTATAATTTAGTTACTTTTATTTTAGCAAATTACAATATTCCAAAGTGTTAATTTTTCGTAAAGACATCCGTACAATTTAACGTTTTGATTCGAAGGATAAGTTAATAGTCGTTTTCAATACTCTTTCTAGCTGCTTTTTTTGCTTTTCAGCTTGCACTTTTTCCGCTAATGCTGATTGCTCACATACAATTTTAAATGTTAATCCTTCTTTATTTTCTGTTATAGATATTGATTCCACAAGTGATCTTTGTCTTATATTTAGAGCTGCTGAAAATTGTAAAACAGCCCCTAATAGGCGAATTTTCTTTTGTTCGTTTTTATCAAACCATCCTTCAAATGGAGACAAATGTTGTTTGAATAGCATTTTTGATTTATAAGACGCAATAAGCGCTAATCTAACTCGCTCTTTATGCATCATACCATCAATTGTTTTATTCGCTAATAAATAAAACGTATGTAAGCGGCTCGCTTCTTCGTCTATATATTTACCTATATTAAATACTTTCGCTGCTTGATGGAATACTTCCCAGTCTTTTACCGACATTGAAATCAATCCTGTTTCTTCAAGCTGTTGACAAATCAATCTTCCCTGCTTTATAAGCTGCATTACAAATTCCATATCCATTTCATATTCATGTGATAATAAATACAAACTTTCTTCAACTACGTTCGGATAATATGAAATCCCCAAATCTTTTGTCAACTCTTCATAGAAAACACCTTCTCGTAACCCTTTTCTACTTAATACAAATGCTGGTGCCTTTATAACATTAACAAGCGTATGAAATACTTCGACTGCTGGAATAATTGTATCTGCTCGATCTTTTGCCAATCCTTCCATTTTTTGAAGTTCTATGAACGACAATGCTTCCAATTCTTCTTTCACATTTTTAATATCTTCTTCTTTCATCTTGTATAAATGTACCCCTGCTATAGGATAACAAATTAAATTTTGATGAATTTTTACTAAGTTCCTCGCACTACCACCAATTGCAATAAGAGGCAATTTCTTATCAATTAACCATGGTAATGTTCGAAATTGATGTTCTAAGTACGTTTGAATCTTTTCCAACTCTTCTTCAGTAGGTATATCCTCTTTAATAAATTGTTGCTTTAAAGAAAGTGCCCCAAAAGGAAAGCTATGATACTCTAAAATCTCTCTATTACGAAAGTATGTAACTTCCGTACTCCCTCCACCAATATCTACTGTAATTCCTTCAGAGAACGAAGTTGAATTCATAACTGCTAAATAGCCGTAACGTGCTTCTTCATATTCTGATAATACTCTAAGAGTAAAGTCTGTTTGTCCTTCAACAAGTTTTTTAATTGCATCTTGGTTCTCAGCCTGTCTAATTGTCGCTGTTGCAACACAAAGTACATGATGCAACTGATGGAATCGTGTACTTTCTTGAAATTGAAATAATGTTTGTAACAATACTTCTATTCCTTCTTCAATTAACATACCATCGACTAAGTAATTTCTTAACCGAGCGACCACTTTCGTATTTTCAATCTCTTTATAAAAACCTCCGTTTTGCTTTTCATAAATAACTAAACGCATTGTATTAGATCCAATATCTATAATGGCATATTGTTGTTTTAATATTTCTTTCAAACTTCTCACTCTTTCATTATCAAATTTCTAAAACACATTCTATTACTATTATACAAAATAGTTGTTTTTTGTAACAATATTGCTTTAATATTGAAAATATATACAATCACTTTTTGCATATAATAAAAACCTATTTTATTTATGGTATAATAATGAAAAATTGAAAGGAGATTCAATATGAAACCTTCACAACCACAATCTCAATTACAAAACCAACATTCTATTAATCGACTAGCTCAATCTATTTTCGTTGTGAATCGTCATGCTAAAGCTGCAACTAACCCGAAGTATTTATACTGGTTAAAAAAGACTGCTTTAGAACGCTTAATTGCTGAAAAAAAAGCTATTAAAGAAGGATTGCATTTTTCTAGAAATCCACGTTTTAGCCAACAACAATCTGATGTTCTTATACGTTTAGGTGATTATTTTTTCCATATTCCTCCTACAAAAGAAGATTTTCGAATCCTACCACATCTTGGCCATCTTGAATCCTCCTATCGAAATCCGAAAACAACCTTATCTTTAACAGTAGCAAAAAAGACACTTCAAGATTACATTGGTCCTGAAGCACTGAAACAAGAAAAAAAATTAAGTGAACCTGTTCCATGGTATAGTCGTACTTATACAAAAAAATAAAACAGTTTGGCCCATTGTAGGCCAAACTGTTTTATTTTTTCTCTTCTTTAATTTTAATATTTGCTTGTTTATAAAAAGCTATTTTTTCTGTATTATAAGATTTCGTGAATTCATTAAACTTATCTTTTTCTGATTCAATATCCTTATAAGATTGATTTACTACTTTTACTTTTTCACTTATATCTTTTAATTTTGTACCTTTATCTTGTAACATTGTATATAATTCTTTTTCTTGTTTTAACGATTTATTATAACTATCATACATCTTGTTAAATGAATCGTGTCGTTTCTCATATGTGCTTTTCACTTTATCCGCTTGCTCTTTCAATTTCTTATCTTCAATTTTCTTCACATATTTATCTGCTGATTTCACTTCTTCTTGTGCCTTATTTAAAGATTCTTTTTCTTTTTTAAGCACTTTTTCTCGTTCATCTGTATTTTTCACTGCTTGGTTCAATTTTTCCTTAACAGTTTGATTATTATCTTTTCCTTCTTGAACAATCTGGTTATATAATTCTTGTCCCTCTTTTTCTAAAGTTTCAAGTTTCTTTGCATCTTCAAACATTGTTTTTTCTTGCTTTGCAGCATTTTCAAAAGCAACATATAATTCCTCTTCTGGTTTCGGTCCGAAACAACCTGCTAGTAAAGTCATTGATAATGCAGTTACAATTGCTAATTTACTATATTTCAACATCTTTTTCCTCCTACTTATATACGATCATCGTGTAAAAAGCTATGAAATTATATATCCTTCTATAAACTCCACACTCGCACCTTTTTTACGAAAATCATTTATATTGTTTGTAATGCTTGTACAAATTGTATTACTTAAAATTACATTTTACGTTTTTGAACTCAATAGCAGTTTCATATCCATCTTTTACTAGGCACTTTTTAAAACCTGTTCATACTATGTATTACATAAAAGTACAACGGAATTCATCACAGCCATCATAATTTGAAGAACAACAGTAATCATTCACCTGATAAAAGATGATCGTTGTTCTCTCACGTCTATCATTCTATCATTCCCTTTCCCGCTTTCTATCAAATAATCTCTTCGTTCATTTTACACAGTATAAACGCTATCTTGCAACAACTTACAATTACTCTTGTCATTCCCTAAAAAGGAAAAGTGTAGAGTATGTTTTCCTCTACACTTTTAAAATGAAACACATTGTACAAAATGCATTGACACATCCATCATAATTATATGCTTATTCCATATATTTTTAAAGACTTTTATTACAAAAAAAGTTGTTTTTGTAATAAAAGTCAAAAAAATGTTACATTCAAAACTTCTTCATTTCATATTTCTTTAAATCGAAGTTTTTCTTATTTCCTTACAAATTCCTATGCTGGTACAATTGATTTTGTGCCTTTCTTAACAATTCTTCAAAAGTTTTTCCTTCTATTGGATAACTAGCTGCTCCAAATAATAGGGTCATACTTAACAAGCCATTTTCTATTTCACTTTCAATATTTTTCATTAAACGATTTGTTATTGTCGACTTTTCATGTCCGTTATCAATCGCCACAATAACATACTTATTTTCATCCCACCTAGTAACGACATCCCCTTTACGAATTGTCTTTACAATCGTACTCTCCAATTTTTGTACTAACACCTCCAATTTTTTTTCTTGCACTGTTTCTTTTAGTTCTTTCCATTCTTTCACAGAAAGAATGTACACTGTAATATTATGAGAATCCCGTTCTGATAACGCAGCTACTTTCTCAAAGAAATCAACTACAAAATCATTACTCGCCATTCCCCCTACTTCCGTATCCATGCGCCCACTCGCTCTTTTATCATACCAATGTCCAAAATAATAGCTGAGTATCATTTGCAATATATAAATAATAAAGACGGTATAAAACGATCGCGAATCCAGTTTTGTAATTACATCCTGAAGTGCAATCCATTCTGTAACTGCCACTGTATTCCCAAGTAGTAATCCACTAATTTTTCCTTTATGTTTCATACTTCTCCTCCCTTCTATACCAATATATGTTTCTATAGCAATTATGTTTTTCTACAAAATAAAAAATGTACATATTGGGTGTACATTTTCGCTTAAACTTGTCTACCATTTCTATTCTATTTCATATATATACTATATATCGTTTTTAGAAAGGGGTGACCTATATGCTGCAAAAAGAAAATCTATCAGATATTATGCGTTTACTAGCAGGTTTTCTGTTATCATTAAAATTACTATTTAACTCTTTCGGAATAAACTTTATTACAAACGATCAAATTGACGCTATTGTAAATGTTGCTTCCTTCCTTTTCATTCTATATTTTGGTTATAAAAATAATTATGTAGGAAAAAAAGGAATCGAGCAAAAAAAAGTACTCAAAAAGCACAACCTTCACTAAAAAAGGAACCTTTCATACAGGTTCCTTTTTATCATTGCCGCACAACAACTTCATTGGTTTGCAGCGGACCATATGATAATCCTTTATATTGAAATGTATATGTAGCCTGAAATAATGCGTTTTTGAGTGCTTTATCTTTATTTGCTTTTATTTTACAAATTAGTTCTACCTTCTCATTCGGTAATAAATTATCGATTCGCCACCTTACAAGCT from Bacillus basilensis includes the following:
- a CDS encoding YkyA family protein, whose protein sequence is MLKYSKLAIVTALSMTLLAGCFGPKPEEELYVAFENAAKQEKTMFEDAKKLETLEKEGQELYNQIVQEGKDNNQTVKEKLNQAVKNTDEREKVLKKEKESLNKAQEEVKSADKYVKKIEDKKLKEQADKVKSTYEKRHDSFNKMYDSYNKSLKQEKELYTMLQDKGTKLKDISEKVKVVNQSYKDIESEKDKFNEFTKSYNTEKIAFYKQANIKIKEEKK
- a CDS encoding diguanylate cyclase domain-containing protein, giving the protein MKHKGKISGLLLGNTVAVTEWIALQDVITKLDSRSFYTVFIIYILQMILSYYFGHWYDKRASGRMDTEVGGMASNDFVVDFFEKVAALSERDSHNITVYILSVKEWKELKETVQEKKLEVLVQKLESTIVKTIRKGDVVTRWDENKYVIVAIDNGHEKSTITNRLMKNIESEIENGLLSMTLLFGAASYPIEGKTFEELLRKAQNQLYQHRNL
- a CDS encoding SPP1 phage holin family protein, with the translated sequence MLQKENLSDIMRLLAGFLLSLKLLFNSFGINFITNDQIDAIVNVASFLFILYFGYKNNYVGKKGIEQKKVLKKHNLH